Below is a window of Flavobacterium sp. CFS9 DNA.
GATTGTAGTTATTTTGGCATCACCCCAAAGGCTTTCGATGTTGTAGTATTCTCGAATGTGTTTTTGGAAAACATGCACAACAATGTGTACATAGTCCATAAGAACCCATTCCGCATTATCGGTTCCTTCTACATGCCAGGGTTTGTCCTTTAAATCTTTTGATACAGTTTTTTGAATTGAATTTACAATGGCATTAACTTGGGTATTTGAACTTCCGTTGCAAATGACAAAATAGTCACAAACTGCAGTGTCTATTTCTCTTAAGTCAAGAATATCGATATCATTTCCTTTTACTTCTTCAATCCCTTTGATTATGTTCGCCAATAGAACATCATTATTAACAGTCTTTTTCGCCATGAATTATTTTATATGAATTTGTAAAGTTACCAAATTTTGTGATTATTTTTGAACCTTAACAAAATATTAAATTAAGTTATTTAAATTACTTAAATGAAACTAATCAAACTCGATGCCATAGATTCTACAAACGATTTCCTTAAATCTTTGTCAAGTCAGGATGAACTGGAAAATTTTACGGTAGTAACGGCTGAAAATCAGACAAAAGGCAAGGGGCAGATGGGAGCTAAGTGGCAATCTGAGGTGGGTAAAAACTTAATTATGAGTGTTTTGGTGAGAGATTTTGTCTTTCATAATGAGCATGTTTTTAATCTTAGTGTTATAGTGTCTTTAAGTGTAATCGAAGTGCTAAAATCTCTAAATATTCCTGATTTAAGTATAAAATGGCCAAACGACATTATGTCATACAATAAGAAAATTGGTGGCATACTTATTGAAAATACCCTTAAAAGTGATGGCAGGATTGTGTCAGTCGTTGGTTTGGGTTTAAATGTTAATCAGACTAATTTTGAGGAATTGCCAAATGCTTCTTCGTTAGCAGTGATTTCGGGTAGTCGTTTTGAGAAAGAACTTTTACCGCATTTGATTGTAGCGAAAATGAAGGAAAAAATAAGGATATGGGAGGCTGATGCTAAATACTTATGGTCTGTTTATTTTAATTCATTGTTCCGAAAAGGTGTTCCAATGCCGTTTAGGAACCTCGAGAATCAGAACTTCATGGGAATTATTCAAGGGGTGTCCCCTGTGGGTAAGATTCAAATTCTGTTAGAAGACGATTCCGTTTCTGAGTTTGATATTAAGGAGATTCAGATGCTTTATTAGAAGGTTCTGAGTTGCTAAGGTTCTAAGGTTTTTCTAGAGGTTTAAAAGGGGGTAAAATTACAAGGGGTCGAAGGTTTGGAGATTTTCTTACATATAAAAATGAAAAAAGCCTGATCGTTAAATCAGGCTTTCATTTATAATTCACAATTAACAATTCATCATTATTAAAGTTTAGTCATATTATTTGCTAAAGTTTCGATGAATTTGCTGATTGGTCCTTTGATCATCATAGCCATCATAGCGTTGAATTCTCCTTCAAAAAACAATTGAACCGCACTTTCTGAATCAGAAACGGTGTCAATATTTGAAGTTAAGGTAAATGGAAGTTTATCGCTCGCAGCTCCCAAAACAATTTTGCTTGGTGCGGTTTTATCTTTCATTTTAAGTTTTATTTCCGGCATGCCTTTCAAGCCAAAAATAAAAGCGTCTTCGCCAATTACTTCAAATTTAGCAATGTTATCCGGCATTAATTTTTCGAAATTCTTTACGTCAGTCAATAAGTCAAATAAATCCTGAGCTGATTTCTGAACGGTAACTTTTGGACTTTCTAAGTTCATATATTAATTTGGTTTTTTAATTTTTATTTAACCACAAAGGGCGTTAGGGATTTTTAAATAAATTCCAATTTGTAAATCCCAAATTCCAAAAGGAGCGTAGCGACTTTTAGAAAATTTAAAATCTAAAATTACTCCTGTCCCCAGGTGGATGGACTCACGTTCCATTCTTGCAGGGTAGATTGTTGTTCTTCGCTGATGTATTGTTTTTGAACCGCTAGATCCAATAAGTTTTCGTAATTGCTTAACGTATACAAATCAATATTAGCATTTTTAAAGTTTTCTTCAGCAACATTAAAACCATAGGTAAAAATGGCTGCCATTCCTTTAATATTAGCTCCTTCGTTGCGTAAAGCTTCCACAGCCATCAAACTACTGTTTCCTGTACTGATTAAATCTTCTACTACGACAACATTTTGACCTTTTTGTAAAAAACCTTCTACCTGATTTTGTCTTCCGTGTTTTTTAGCTTCAGGACGCACATATACGAATGGTAATCCAAGGCTTTCGGCCACAAGAATTCCAATTCCAATTGCTCCGGTAGCAACTCCGGCAATAACATCCGGTTTTCCAAATTGTTTTTCTATATTTTTCGCAAATTCATCACGAACGTAATTTCGGATGCTTGGAAATGAAAGAATTAACCTATTATCACAATAAATAGGAGATTTCCAACCTGAAGCCCATGTAAAAGGATTTTCGGGATTCAATTTAATTGCATTTATTTGCAAAAGCAATTCGGCTGTTTTTTCGGCAGTATCTTTATTAAAAATCATAGTACAAATGTATAAAGTTTTTGTGAACGACAAACCACTTTTTTTGACAAATGAAATCTCGAGAGAGACTAATTTTCAATTATTCTTGTTAGAGAGTATTGATATCGAGCAGCTTATAGTGAAAATCTTTCAAAATAAAATTCAAAAAGCTTATTTGTATCATCCTGACGAAAAGGAGATTATGAAGACCTTAAAAGCAAAAATTCCTGTAAGTAAAGCTGGGGGAGGTTTTGTGTACAATAAAAGAGGTGAAGTTTTATTTATCTTCAGAAATGGAAAGTGGGATTTGCCTAAAGGCGGAATCGAGAAGGGGGAAGAAATTGAGGCTACGGCTATTCGTGAGGTGGAAGAAGAAACAGGCGTGAGTCAGCTTCGTATTACCAATAAACTTCAAAAGACGTATCATGTTTTTAAGCGTAACGGAAAGTACAAACTTAAAATCACGCATTGGTTTGAAATGCATACTGACTTTGAAGGGACTCCTCATGGTCAGGCTGAAGAAGGGATTGAAAAAGTAGCGTGGTTAAATCCGGAACAAATAAAAGAAGCTTTGAAAAACTCTTACGAAAACATTAAGTTGTTATTTGAAGAGGAAAGCGAAATTAAAGTAGAGTAAGGGAAAAAAGTACGGCTATTCATTACTTGTACTAATTTTTAAAAATGAAAAACAGATTATAGAGATTTTTTTATATCGATATTCGTTAATATCTGTCTAATCATATGCAGATTAAAACGGATTTTTTATTAATCTGTCTAAAAAATTAAGAGTAGTATATCTGTTTTAATCCGCGTTTTTACGAAGTAAATCCGTTTAATCCGTGTCATAAATATGCTTTGTTGAATTAGTAATTCGTTTAGCGGATAGTTATAGAAAATAGTACTACCTCATCATTTTCTGGTATTTTTTTAGCACTTTATAATAATAGGTATGTCATCGTGCTATCGACGGTGTTTAGGTAGCCGGATTCTGTTCCCTACTTATAGTTGTTTTTGCAGTAAAAGCTAAGAATAATCTTGGTAATATTTCGGTTTAATTGTATTTTCGTTTGTCTATTAATCAACTAAACGAACTTTTATGTCATTTCAAGCGTATTTAAAAACAATCAAAGAGAAAACAGGCAATGGTCCGGCCGAATTTAGAGCTTTAGCAGAACAAAAAGCATTCACTCAGGAGGGAAAACTCAAACCCGAAGTAAAAGCCGGAGATATTGTGAACTGGCTTAAAGCGGATTACGAATTAGGACAAGGACATGCAATGGCAATTTATGCTTTACTAAAAGGTATTAAAGACGAAAATAGCCAGTAAGAAGGTTTAGCCAGTACAAAAATTAAAATTTAAATTTTTGCTCGTGATGCGTTTTTTTTTAGGATTTTGAGCCTTGAAATAGACCTGTTCACGAGCAAATTTTATTACTATCGATTATTCAAACTGATAGAAAGCATCGTCGATTAGGTACTCAATTTTTAAGAATTTATGAGTGAGTTCTGTAATCTCTTCCTGAAAGTTTTCGGAGTTCAATGTAACCCAGCCTTCCATTAGGGTTAGCGGGCCATGATTTGTAGTTACATTTGGCCAGTTTGCTTCATGTTTTTTAAATAATTTCCTGAAGACTTCGGCAAATTTTCGACTCTCGATAGTATAAACTTTAAATTTTCTAAGTTTTAAAGCGTGGATGTTGTACATCATTTTTTGCTTTTCGATACTAGAGTCATTCACCCAAATTGAAAAGAAAATTCGTGATTCGGCTGTCAGTGCTTCCTGCGGATTGGTTGACCATGATCTTTTGTACAGTTTCAGGAATACGGAGTCTAAGTATAGACCAACTGCAACTTCGATTGATTTTTCGTCTAATGTTTTTCGATCTATACGGTCGGCGGCTTTTTGAAAGTCCTCGAGATAAAAAGAGGTATTCATTATGGTTTTTGGTTTAAATTGGTTTAATGGTATGGTTATAGTTTTAACAAATATAAACGAACTGTTTGATAATCTGCATGTTTTTTGATCAATCAGGACCAATCATCAATGTTTAAAACCTCTAACTTTAGAAGAATCTTAGCAATGGTGTAGCGTAGAAGAGTACAAAAGAATTGTAAATATTATTTGACTGTAGAGATACGAAAGTCTAATCTCAACGAAAAAATGTTTCCGAAGTTTTGTGTGGTGTTTTGTAAAAGTTGAATAGTTCTCTTTTAGAAAATACTTTGGGTTGGGTTGCTTTTGCCCTTTCAGGGCAATGTTTGCGTTTAATTTAATTCGTAGTGCGTTGCACTACGTTGTTGCTTTTTGGGCTTTCAGCCTATTTTTGAGTTTGTATTTATCTAGGAAGAGTTTGTACTTCATAATTTATAAATCTTAAAAAATTAAGTTTCAATTTTAAGAAAGTTTCATTCGCAAAGCTTTGCGATCTTTATTTTTTTTAACACTTAAAAAAATAAAGAAAACTTGGCGCTCTTTGCGGTTAAAAAAAAACTACAAAACCCTATAAACAGGGTACTGCAAATGCGCCTTTTCATAATAGGCCGAATGTTTGTAAATCCAGTCTAATTGCGCCTCCGGATTTTTAGCAAATTCAGGATCAGTTTGTTTTTTATTTTCCAGTTCGGCTTTTAAAGTTGAGTTTTCTTTTAGGAGTTTAGCCGCAGTATCTTCAAAAATGTAGCTTGAGTAATGTTCTTTTTGCTGTAAAATGGTATCAAAAAAGTTCCAGTTGAAGAACGAATCAACACCTTCGGGTTCAAAGGCTTCCAGAATATATTTTACACCTTTTTGGTTGGTTGGCACGATATAATCTCCTTTGGCGAAAGCCACTTTAACGATTTTAGAAGTTACAGTCGTATTTCGGTGTAAATAATGTCCTTCGTATGCAGACGGGACGGTTTTAAAATCGGCAATTTTATAGCTTTCCACTTCAATGATGGTGTCGTTTTTAAGTTGGGTAAACGAGATGTTGTTGTTCTTCAAAAGGTCAATTATATTCCAGTAACCACGTGGAATGATATAAGCAGAAGGTATAACAACGTCTTTTACTGATTTGAATTCTTTGATATAAGGTACGTCTTTTTTATACGGTTTACTTCGATCGTAGTACAAGCGATTTCCGGTTGTAGCCTCGCTTTTTTTATAAGCTGCTTCATAACCCAGGAACGGAAAGGTGGTAGCTTTGGTGCTGTCCAGCTCCCATTTTAAAGTGTAAGATTTTTTAGGCTGGTATTGTTCTAAATTCTTTACTCTTAAATCTTTTATTTTTTGGTAATTCGCATCGGTGTAATCTAAAGTAGATTTTGTGTATTCGTAAGTCATTTTTACACGTTCGGCATATTTTTTCAGCATGTGTGTTTCAACCACAAAACCAATGGTGTTGAATAGTGAAGTATAACCCGTTGTATATCGTGGACTATCCACAAACTGACCAAAACCTTTGTCCGGAGTGTCTTTAAACGAATCTACGTATGGGGTTGTTTCAATTTTCTTTTGCTGTAAATCTTTTACCAGAGCCGGCATCATTTGGGTATTCATAAAATCACCTAAAACGGTTCCCAGTTTGTTGTGCTGCGTCATGATATAGGTTAGTTTGTATTGATAATCAGAACCGTTACTCACATGATTGTCAATAAAAACGTCGGGATTTATTTTCTGAAAAATTTCTACAAAACTTTTGGTGTTTCGCGTATCGGATTTCATTAAGTCACGATTCAAATCGTAGTTGCGGGCATTTCCTCTGAAACCATAAATTTCAGGACCATCCTGATTGGCTCTTGTGGTCGAATTTCGGTTTAGTGCACCTCCAATATTGTAAACGGGTATGGTAACCAAGACGGTATTTTTTGGGGCTTTTATTTTTCCTGTTGCCAGATCTCTGTAGAATTGCATGGTGGCATCGATTCCGTCAGGTTCTCCGGCATGAATGCCATTATTGATAAAAAGCACGGCTTTGTTCTTTTGAATTTTCTCAAAATCAAACTCTCTTTCAGGATTGTAAGTGATCATGTGTAAAGGCTCTCCGGAATCGGTTAGTCCCATTTCTTTGATTTGAATCGTTGGGAAATCTTGCGCTAAAAGTTTGTAATATTGAATCGTTTCCTGATACGTAGCGGATTGATTTCCGTTTCCTTTTTCAAAGAAAGTCTCATATTTTTTATTGTTTTGAGCGAAAAGGGTTAAGGTGAAAAGAGAAAGGAGAAATGTAAAAAGTTTCATGGTTTTGGTTTTGTTAGCAATAATCAAATATAGGTTTTTTGTTTCGAGTTTCAGGTTTCAAGTTTCAGGTTTCATATAGAAATGTGATTAAACTTTGCGTAGACTTTACCGCAAAGACGCAAAGGTTTACGCAAAGTTCGCTAAGTCTATCACAAAGCTTTGGTAACTTAGGGTTTTTATAAAATCCCAGATAGTAAAAAACTTAGCGTTCTTTGCGGTTAATCTTTTACCTTCATTCAAAACCTGAAACTTGAAACCTGCAACAAACAAAACTCACAACAACTTAGCAAGTTCGACGATTCCGTCTTCGATTTGTTTTTCGGTTAAAGAGGCATAGCCAAGCCTAAAGCCTTGTACAGGTTGGTTAAAACTGAATTTCTCGGGTGTTATTATTTTGATTCCTTTAAGCAGCAACTTGTTTGCAATTTCAGAAATGTTAACGGGTGAGTTTGGAATTATCCAAAATGCGAGGCCTCCTTCAGGTTTAGTAAAAGAGGTTTTGTCTTTGAGGTATTTGTTGCAAATCGTTTCAAAATAGTCGCGTTTTGCTTTGTAAATAAGGGTTGTTCGTTTAAGATGCCTTTTGATCTCGCCTTCATTTATGAGTTGTAAAACGGCTTCTTCCATAATGTTATCACCCTGTACATCAATTATTTTTCGGTGTTTGCCCACTTTTAAAATGGTTTCCCGATCACTTACCAAATATCCGATTCGTAAGGCTGGTGCTACAATTTTACTCAGAGTACCTATGTAAACCGTGTTTTTGGCATTGCTGTAACTTGAAATAGGAAGAACCGGTCTTTGTCCAAAATGAAATTCATGATCATAATCGTCTTCAATAATGGTAAAGCCGTATTGATTGGACAATTCGATGAGTTTTAATCTTCGTTTGAGGCTTAGGGTAACTGTGGTTGGAAATTGATGATGCGGTGTTACGTATATTGCTTTTATGTTGTTGAATTTTTTCAGATAGGCTTCGACCTCATCAACCTGTAAGCCTTCTTTGTCGACATTTACTGGGAGTAATTTAGCTCCACTGCTTTGAAATGTTTCCCAAGCGGCCTGATACCCCGGGTTTTCGACCATTACGTAATCGTCTTTTGATAATAAGCAGTTGGAGGTTAGGTACATTGCCATCTGGCTCCCACGTGTGATGCAAATTTGATCCGGAGTAACATTCATGCCTCTTTTAAAATTGAGCATCTGTACAATGGCTTTTCGAAACTCCAGATTTCCATATTCGGTACTGTATCCCATGATCTGCCAACGCGATTTTCGGTTAAAAATCTGTCGGTAGGCTCTGGCGAGTTCGTTCATTGGTGCAATTCGGCTATCGGGGATTCCATCATCAAAAACGATAAGAGGCTGCTTTTCTTCCTCGGTATAGTTTACTTTTTGCTTTTGATCGATACTTTTGGACGTCAGTGGCAGAATGTCGGCTACGAAAGTTCCTTTTCTTTCTAATGTAATGAGCCAGCCTTCGGCGATTAAGACGTCTAAAGCTTCAATCACAGTATTTCGGTTGACTTTTAGCAAGCCTGCAAGCTGTCGGCTGCCGGGCAGTGCATTACCGCTGTTGAGCATTCCGGTTTGAATGGCCTCTATGATTGCATCAGCGATTTGCAGATAAATGGCTTTTGCATCATTTGCGTTGAGTTGAATTTCTAA
It encodes the following:
- a CDS encoding PLP-dependent aminotransferase family protein; its protein translation is MLRPWQLEIQLNANDAKAIYLQIADAIIEAIQTGMLNSGNALPGSRQLAGLLKVNRNTVIEALDVLIAEGWLITLERKGTFVADILPLTSKSIDQKQKVNYTEEEKQPLIVFDDGIPDSRIAPMNELARAYRQIFNRKSRWQIMGYSTEYGNLEFRKAIVQMLNFKRGMNVTPDQICITRGSQMAMYLTSNCLLSKDDYVMVENPGYQAAWETFQSSGAKLLPVNVDKEGLQVDEVEAYLKKFNNIKAIYVTPHHQFPTTVTLSLKRRLKLIELSNQYGFTIIEDDYDHEFHFGQRPVLPISSYSNAKNTVYIGTLSKIVAPALRIGYLVSDRETILKVGKHRKIIDVQGDNIMEEAVLQLINEGEIKRHLKRTTLIYKAKRDYFETICNKYLKDKTSFTKPEGGLAFWIIPNSPVNISEIANKLLLKGIKIITPEKFSFNQPVQGFRLGYASLTEKQIEDGIVELAKLL
- a CDS encoding DUF4287 domain-containing protein, which codes for MSFQAYLKTIKEKTGNGPAEFRALAEQKAFTQEGKLKPEVKAGDIVNWLKADYELGQGHAMAIYALLKGIKDENSQ
- a CDS encoding M14 family metallopeptidase — protein: MKLFTFLLSLFTLTLFAQNNKKYETFFEKGNGNQSATYQETIQYYKLLAQDFPTIQIKEMGLTDSGEPLHMITYNPEREFDFEKIQKNKAVLFINNGIHAGEPDGIDATMQFYRDLATGKIKAPKNTVLVTIPVYNIGGALNRNSTTRANQDGPEIYGFRGNARNYDLNRDLMKSDTRNTKSFVEIFQKINPDVFIDNHVSNGSDYQYKLTYIMTQHNKLGTVLGDFMNTQMMPALVKDLQQKKIETTPYVDSFKDTPDKGFGQFVDSPRYTTGYTSLFNTIGFVVETHMLKKYAERVKMTYEYTKSTLDYTDANYQKIKDLRVKNLEQYQPKKSYTLKWELDSTKATTFPFLGYEAAYKKSEATTGNRLYYDRSKPYKKDVPYIKEFKSVKDVVIPSAYIIPRGYWNIIDLLKNNNISFTQLKNDTIIEVESYKIADFKTVPSAYEGHYLHRNTTVTSKIVKVAFAKGDYIVPTNQKGVKYILEAFEPEGVDSFFNWNFFDTILQQKEHYSSYIFEDTAAKLLKENSTLKAELENKKQTDPEFAKNPEAQLDWIYKHSAYYEKAHLQYPVYRVL
- a CDS encoding SRPBCC family protein, with protein sequence MNLESPKVTVQKSAQDLFDLLTDVKNFEKLMPDNIAKFEVIGEDAFIFGLKGMPEIKLKMKDKTAPSKIVLGAASDKLPFTLTSNIDTVSDSESAVQLFFEGEFNAMMAMMIKGPISKFIETLANNMTKL
- the rsfS gene encoding ribosome silencing factor — protein: MAKKTVNNDVLLANIIKGIEEVKGNDIDILDLREIDTAVCDYFVICNGSSNTQVNAIVNSIQKTVSKDLKDKPWHVEGTDNAEWVLMDYVHIVVHVFQKHIREYYNIESLWGDAKITTIENKY
- the pyrE gene encoding orotate phosphoribosyltransferase, which encodes MIFNKDTAEKTAELLLQINAIKLNPENPFTWASGWKSPIYCDNRLILSFPSIRNYVRDEFAKNIEKQFGKPDVIAGVATGAIGIGILVAESLGLPFVYVRPEAKKHGRQNQVEGFLQKGQNVVVVEDLISTGNSSLMAVEALRNEGANIKGMAAIFTYGFNVAEENFKNANIDLYTLSNYENLLDLAVQKQYISEEQQSTLQEWNVSPSTWGQE
- a CDS encoding NUDIX hydrolase, with amino-acid sequence MYKVFVNDKPLFLTNEISRETNFQLFLLESIDIEQLIVKIFQNKIQKAYLYHPDEKEIMKTLKAKIPVSKAGGGFVYNKRGEVLFIFRNGKWDLPKGGIEKGEEIEATAIREVEEETGVSQLRITNKLQKTYHVFKRNGKYKLKITHWFEMHTDFEGTPHGQAEEGIEKVAWLNPEQIKEALKNSYENIKLLFEEESEIKVE
- a CDS encoding biotin--[acetyl-CoA-carboxylase] ligase, which translates into the protein MKLIKLDAIDSTNDFLKSLSSQDELENFTVVTAENQTKGKGQMGAKWQSEVGKNLIMSVLVRDFVFHNEHVFNLSVIVSLSVIEVLKSLNIPDLSIKWPNDIMSYNKKIGGILIENTLKSDGRIVSVVGLGLNVNQTNFEELPNASSLAVISGSRFEKELLPHLIVAKMKEKIRIWEADAKYLWSVYFNSLFRKGVPMPFRNLENQNFMGIIQGVSPVGKIQILLEDDSVSEFDIKEIQMLY